A genome region from Natranaeroarchaeum sulfidigenes includes the following:
- a CDS encoding ABC transporter permease yields the protein MSTSISTMLNRTEMDQHKAMLAVLDHMIWPILLVVCLGVFLLVPQTFGSLGMIELVIYGSAALGFLVLAEGICLLSGHFDLSIGAIAGFSAMFTAMLLSPDQWGVIQSPVLAVVIILTVATLIGVVNGVMISKVGVDPFLQTLSFLIIFEGAQVWLSSVPVSNLPDGFTATGGSSGVSITLMIAAFAVMGLLLKYTSFGQAVYAVGSNKDSARAVGIKTDQLIITVYALSGFLSGIAGLILLGRVGSVSPQLANDLLFPAFAAAVIGGISLFGGRGKIAGALGGVLLLGVIQSALNISGMSVNQIQTINGIVLLIAILLYNTRTNIRDRILTNEVSG from the coding sequence ATGAGCACTAGCATCTCTACCATGTTGAATCGTACTGAAATGGACCAACACAAGGCAATGTTGGCAGTTCTCGATCATATGATCTGGCCGATTCTACTAGTCGTCTGTCTTGGGGTATTCTTGTTGGTCCCACAAACGTTCGGCTCGCTCGGGATGATAGAGCTGGTCATCTACGGATCGGCTGCACTGGGCTTTCTCGTCCTTGCGGAGGGTATCTGTCTGCTATCCGGTCACTTCGATTTATCGATTGGTGCGATTGCCGGATTCTCCGCGATGTTCACAGCGATGTTACTATCGCCTGACCAATGGGGCGTGATCCAGAGCCCAGTCCTTGCGGTCGTCATAATTCTCACCGTCGCTACCCTCATCGGCGTTGTAAACGGTGTGATGATCAGCAAAGTTGGTGTTGACCCGTTTCTTCAGACACTCTCGTTCCTGATCATCTTTGAAGGAGCGCAGGTGTGGTTGAGTTCAGTTCCGGTCTCGAATTTACCGGATGGGTTCACCGCAACTGGAGGGAGCTCGGGAGTTTCCATCACGCTAATGATTGCGGCGTTTGCCGTCATGGGGTTGCTGCTCAAGTACACCTCATTCGGACAAGCCGTGTATGCCGTCGGTAGCAACAAGGACTCCGCACGGGCGGTTGGAATCAAAACAGACCAGCTTATTATCACAGTCTACGCGCTGAGTGGGTTTTTGAGCGGTATTGCAGGTCTGATCCTTCTGGGGCGCGTAGGGTCGGTCTCGCCCCAACTGGCGAATGATCTGCTGTTCCCCGCATTTGCAGCGGCCGTGATTGGAGGGATCAGTTTGTTCGGTGGCCGGGGCAAGATTGCAGGAGCACTCGGTGGGGTACTGCTACTGGGTGTGATCCAGTCTGCACTGAATATCAGCGGTATGAGCGTGAATCAGATCCAGACTATCAACGGGATCGTCCTGTTGATTGCTATCCTGCTGTATAACACTCGAACAAACATCCGTGATCGAATCCTTACAAACGAGGTGTCAGGATGA
- a CDS encoding sugar ABC transporter substrate-binding protein, producing the protein MDSNAIDRRKFVKGATAAGLAGIAGCLGDDDEGTTYGFSTYYQGGAWNTAFLEAIEFYAEDMGMDLDEWGNDEDQDEELQNLQQGIEMGVEAILLNTWGSESVNPAIEQADEAGIPVFTVNVDATTEAVAMYVAFSNEAAGEMAGEELIERARENHPDQDNFEVLEVFGAPEQEISDQRSELFVETLEAEDGFEIVDTVEGEFLRDSTLQAVEEWINANGAPDAIYTSQVEMGLGAVAALENLDLDYPKGEDDHITLVTLDADAEVIEYVDEGIIDAAVDQPNYFYGPIALEYMQRYVEGDGMDELPEIGDTITEDDLEIPSSEHMGVELWAEPIWAPAEIIEKDGHIHFQTSPVLVDDTNANEDFHWGNIWG; encoded by the coding sequence ATGGATAGCAATGCCATCGATAGGCGCAAATTCGTGAAGGGAGCAACCGCAGCTGGCCTGGCCGGTATTGCCGGCTGTCTGGGTGACGATGATGAGGGTACAACATACGGGTTCTCAACCTACTATCAAGGCGGAGCGTGGAACACAGCGTTCCTTGAGGCCATCGAGTTTTACGCTGAAGATATGGGGATGGATCTCGACGAGTGGGGCAACGACGAAGATCAAGACGAAGAGTTGCAGAATTTGCAGCAGGGAATCGAAATGGGTGTCGAGGCGATCCTGTTGAACACATGGGGATCAGAGTCGGTCAACCCAGCCATCGAACAGGCTGACGAGGCGGGAATACCAGTATTCACAGTCAATGTCGACGCCACGACTGAGGCAGTAGCCATGTACGTCGCCTTCAGCAACGAGGCTGCCGGGGAGATGGCAGGCGAGGAGCTCATCGAGCGTGCCCGTGAAAACCATCCGGACCAGGACAATTTTGAGGTGCTGGAGGTGTTCGGTGCACCTGAGCAGGAAATTTCGGACCAGCGCTCCGAGCTGTTCGTCGAAACGCTCGAAGCAGAAGACGGCTTCGAGATTGTCGACACGGTTGAAGGGGAGTTTTTGAGAGATTCCACGCTGCAAGCGGTCGAAGAGTGGATCAATGCCAACGGTGCACCCGACGCAATCTATACGTCGCAGGTCGAGATGGGGCTGGGTGCGGTAGCCGCACTTGAGAACCTGGACCTGGATTATCCAAAGGGTGAGGACGACCACATCACCCTCGTAACACTGGATGCCGACGCCGAAGTTATCGAGTATGTCGACGAGGGGATCATCGATGCGGCGGTCGATCAGCCGAATTACTTCTACGGGCCGATCGCGCTCGAATATATGCAGCGGTATGTCGAGGGTGACGGAATGGACGAACTCCCGGAGATCGGAGACACAATCACTGAAGATGACTTAGAGATTCCAAGCTCGGAGCACATGGGAGTCGAATTGTGGGCAGAACCCATCTGGGCACCGGCTGAGATAATCGAGAAAGACGGACACATTCACTTCCAGACCAGCCCAGTCCTCGTCGACGATACAAACGCCAACGAGGACTTCCACTGGGGGAACATTTGGGGATAA
- a CDS encoding IclR family transcriptional regulator, whose protein sequence is MPNSSDSENGTSIKGVEKSFRIIESLVELRNPSLTNISSHLGIPKSTVHVHLQTLEKIGYVVNQEGEYRVGLRFLELGEHARSHYSVYQTAQNELVDLANKTDEAVNIGVIENGERVLIKKLEMSDAVYDNAMTGERTHLHWTALGKAILAELEDNQIRSIVEQHGLPRATENTITDLDELLEECAQTHSRGYSIEDEERREGILAVGVPILDRSTDEVLGSICVSGPKKRLVSSGDIDESIISAVQSSANVIELRCNHY, encoded by the coding sequence ATGCCCAACTCATCCGACTCCGAAAATGGAACGTCAATAAAAGGTGTCGAAAAATCATTCAGAATCATTGAATCGCTCGTTGAACTCCGGAATCCAAGCCTGACAAACATTTCATCTCACCTTGGAATTCCAAAAAGCACCGTTCACGTTCATCTCCAGACCCTGGAGAAAATCGGCTACGTGGTCAATCAAGAAGGAGAGTACCGCGTGGGACTCCGCTTTCTTGAACTCGGAGAACACGCCAGATCACACTACAGCGTGTACCAGACGGCTCAGAACGAATTGGTTGACCTGGCAAACAAAACAGACGAAGCCGTCAACATCGGTGTTATCGAAAATGGTGAACGCGTGCTTATAAAGAAGCTTGAGATGTCGGATGCAGTGTACGACAATGCCATGACGGGGGAACGGACACACCTCCATTGGACTGCGCTCGGTAAGGCAATTCTTGCTGAGCTTGAAGACAACCAGATACGGTCAATAGTCGAACAACACGGGTTGCCCCGTGCAACTGAGAATACGATTACCGATCTGGACGAGCTGCTCGAGGAATGTGCCCAAACTCATTCTCGAGGATACTCAATAGAGGACGAGGAACGTCGTGAAGGTATATTGGCAGTCGGTGTACCGATACTGGACCGGAGTACGGATGAGGTACTTGGCTCGATATGCGTTTCCGGCCCGAAAAAACGCCTGGTATCCAGTGGTGACATTGATGAGTCGATTATCTCGGCTGTTCAAAGTAGTGCAAATGTGATCGAGCTCAGATGCAATCATTATTAA
- a CDS encoding type II/IV secretion system ATPase subunit: MYDGASLELTTDPARSTTRSDGTIPAPLSPDDPEAWYAPDVREQYEIHPGVVATIREHSNEFTYEIREPLLSETDRKQLETVRSHFEDANLARPLTREGTIERMDQGFDPKYRDVLQRLLDCSTPARRRLSYYVLCELRCLDDLTPLALDDRIEVADSSGEQLVVHTENYAPARTTFSPNPEYIDRFVSERLTTYHVEFSGFEIPVVIYRENLLGRDSFTTKYAVQEPDLLPNDEALVAECKERIWEANVDGFVEDRESFVRDRARRVLSRLLAARRTRAWPDAVRFRARSALAEYDLAVPPVDGRYSDDRLSDLIYYVLRDYVGEGKLTILIRDRNLEDIEANRVGERIKVVPRADVGHGDRIPTNLRFENETSFINVVTQLAAADGTELNASNPSAKVNLSPDGVDDDVTIRCAVALGVISEDGPHISVRKQAPEAMTPIDLIEQGSISTELVALLWMLYEQHSVVIFSGPTGVGKTTLMNAHMPFVDFRDRPISIDEGSREVRLPHETGVSLTTRDHENEYKQVTMADLMTECNYLNPDVEVIAEINTAASFETFAESLNTGHGIIGTTHAEDVQKLVNRVVEQGLPPYLLREIDLVIFPKHVDGHRYVGTVIEFLSPDEYKQVGGECGVIDKEGTEVHWNRIGGRNERGEFTFEYSHPKLETMNEEPPEEWSHRSAREQPILDDSRFDGDTFGGATSSETADTRECGLRIFHSIANRSDRPVAAVEAEFHRKHRYVRYLREDGVDDFTELFEFLADLHTNEAATVERASANAHGNTNG, encoded by the coding sequence ATGTACGATGGTGCATCGCTGGAGTTGACGACCGATCCCGCCAGATCAACGACTCGCTCGGATGGGACCATTCCCGCGCCGCTGTCGCCCGATGACCCGGAGGCGTGGTACGCCCCGGACGTTCGGGAACAGTACGAGATCCATCCGGGGGTCGTTGCAACGATCCGGGAGCACAGCAACGAGTTCACGTACGAGATCCGAGAGCCGTTACTGTCAGAGACCGACAGGAAACAGCTCGAAACCGTTCGATCCCATTTCGAGGATGCGAACCTCGCCCGTCCATTGACAAGGGAAGGAACGATTGAACGAATGGACCAGGGGTTCGATCCGAAATATCGTGACGTCCTGCAACGATTGCTCGACTGTTCCACTCCGGCACGACGCCGACTCTCCTACTATGTACTCTGTGAGCTTCGGTGTCTGGATGATCTCACGCCGCTCGCGCTGGATGATCGGATCGAGGTGGCCGACAGTTCAGGTGAGCAACTCGTCGTCCACACCGAGAACTACGCGCCTGCAAGAACCACATTTTCCCCGAACCCGGAGTATATCGATCGGTTCGTCAGCGAACGGCTCACGACTTACCACGTCGAGTTCAGCGGGTTCGAAATACCAGTCGTGATTTATCGGGAGAACCTCCTTGGGCGAGACTCGTTTACGACGAAGTACGCCGTACAGGAGCCAGATCTGCTACCGAACGACGAGGCACTGGTCGCGGAGTGCAAAGAACGGATCTGGGAGGCAAACGTCGACGGCTTCGTCGAGGATCGAGAATCGTTCGTTCGGGACCGCGCCCGGCGGGTCCTCTCCAGATTACTGGCTGCACGGCGCACACGTGCATGGCCTGACGCCGTCCGCTTTCGTGCCCGGAGCGCGCTCGCCGAGTACGACCTCGCAGTCCCGCCGGTCGACGGCCGGTACTCCGACGATAGGCTCTCGGATCTGATCTACTACGTGCTCCGCGACTATGTCGGCGAGGGGAAACTCACGATTCTAATCCGCGACCGCAATCTCGAAGATATCGAGGCCAACCGGGTGGGCGAACGGATCAAAGTCGTCCCCCGGGCTGACGTGGGTCACGGCGACCGGATCCCGACTAACCTCCGATTCGAGAACGAAACGAGCTTTATTAATGTCGTCACGCAGTTGGCGGCCGCGGACGGAACGGAGCTAAACGCCTCGAACCCCAGCGCGAAAGTGAACCTCTCACCCGACGGGGTTGACGATGACGTGACGATCCGGTGTGCGGTCGCTCTCGGCGTGATCAGCGAAGACGGTCCCCATATCTCGGTTCGTAAACAGGCCCCCGAGGCGATGACGCCGATAGACCTGATAGAGCAGGGCAGTATCTCCACCGAACTCGTCGCATTGCTGTGGATGCTGTACGAACAGCACTCCGTTGTTATTTTTTCCGGCCCGACTGGGGTTGGAAAAACAACTTTGATGAACGCACATATGCCGTTCGTTGACTTTCGGGATCGGCCGATCAGTATCGACGAAGGCTCCCGAGAAGTCCGATTACCACACGAGACCGGTGTCTCGCTAACCACGCGAGACCACGAAAACGAGTACAAGCAGGTAACGATGGCGGACCTGATGACCGAGTGCAACTATCTCAATCCCGACGTCGAAGTGATCGCGGAGATCAACACCGCCGCGAGCTTCGAGACCTTCGCCGAATCGTTGAATACCGGTCACGGGATCATCGGAACCACTCACGCCGAAGACGTCCAAAAGCTCGTTAATCGGGTAGTCGAACAGGGACTTCCTCCGTATCTACTTCGCGAGATCGACCTCGTCATCTTTCCGAAACACGTCGACGGTCACCGATATGTCGGTACCGTTATCGAGTTTCTGTCTCCCGACGAGTACAAGCAGGTCGGCGGTGAGTGTGGCGTCATTGACAAGGAGGGTACGGAAGTCCACTGGAACCGGATCGGGGGTCGAAACGAACGGGGGGAGTTCACCTTCGAGTATTCACATCCGAAACTGGAGACAATGAACGAGGAGCCGCCCGAGGAGTGGTCACATCGCTCTGCACGCGAGCAACCGATCCTTGACGACTCACGATTCGACGGCGACACGTTCGGAGGTGCAACGTCTTCCGAGACTGCAGATACACGAGAATGTGGGCTCCGGATATTCCATTCTATTGCCAACAGATCCGATCGCCCGGTTGCGGCCGTCGAGGCGGAGTTTCACCGAAAGCACCGGTACGTCCGCTATCTTCGAGAAGACGGCGTTGACGATTTCACCGAACTGTTCGAGTTCCTCGCGGATCTCCATACCAACGAGGCCGCAACGGTCGAGCGAGCAAGTGCCAACGCCCATGGGAATACCAATGGGTAG
- a CDS encoding type II secretion system F family protein, which translates to MGSSAAESEYRSQSARPVPTIDSGLYALFSRHADSHRHNADRRNYRGTDIRMSFGVYLSRVYAVSWLAFVVVSVCATLVVLSVSSFPIEIVGSPPASSVLPNIPQPYLAVGLGILAGGAAKYAVVRLGGQYLRWIASSRRAEINHTLPGAVRYLRVLSTGSDNRRGMLRKVAANREAYGQTAVAFRKALNRAALTGSLDRGLRIVARDTPSRNVLAPFVLKFREHAEQGDEELTSYLRMESRMLSHQQSRARDRAESFLELLAELFIVLLVLPALLVIVVTVLSVLSPGLSEPIGAPVVTVTGQQLLIYGSAGFVIVTGLLAASLVSQVRPHDHAEPSYSRPPEIVGQFVTAGSNPASASVVCAPIAALVGATLYLSSVAPINVVLLTYVSWTAPVGIVAVRRARRNEAKDREIKDFIHAVSGHVKLGRPFPEAVARVAADVDLGALDDDVKTLAFNANLTTRDGNLRTDALDSFVARIGTPMAEQTIGLVTGALEAGGDAEDIFETLQTEVGRLHHEKQALRNAMLVYVTVGWTTALLIIGIMVAVDSYVIDGFAQLSAVSEPTTGVAMDASTIDPERDQFRFYVVTQATMLACGWFAGMASRGLYEALLHSGALVFIAYLVFSGVGMA; encoded by the coding sequence ATGGGTAGTTCGGCAGCAGAGTCAGAATACCGGTCTCAGAGTGCCCGACCGGTTCCGACAATCGACAGTGGACTGTACGCACTGTTCTCTCGGCATGCGGATAGTCACCGGCACAACGCCGATCGCCGAAACTATCGCGGGACCGATATCCGGATGAGCTTCGGCGTATACCTTTCGCGAGTATATGCTGTCTCTTGGCTCGCATTTGTAGTCGTATCTGTTTGTGCAACGCTGGTCGTTCTCTCGGTTTCGTCGTTCCCCATCGAGATCGTCGGATCACCACCAGCGAGTTCTGTACTACCGAATATCCCACAACCGTATCTCGCAGTCGGGCTAGGAATCCTCGCCGGAGGAGCCGCAAAGTACGCCGTTGTCCGTCTCGGCGGGCAGTACCTCCGCTGGATCGCGAGTTCACGACGGGCGGAGATCAATCACACGCTACCTGGTGCCGTTCGATATCTCCGTGTTCTCTCGACCGGGAGTGACAATCGCCGTGGTATGCTCCGGAAAGTCGCCGCGAACCGGGAGGCCTACGGGCAAACGGCAGTCGCCTTCCGGAAGGCGTTGAACAGGGCAGCGTTGACCGGAAGCCTTGATCGAGGGCTGCGAATCGTCGCTCGCGATACGCCGTCCAGAAACGTCCTCGCCCCGTTCGTTCTGAAGTTCAGGGAGCACGCCGAGCAGGGTGATGAGGAACTAACGAGCTATCTCCGTATGGAGAGTCGGATGCTATCCCACCAGCAGTCCCGAGCACGGGACCGCGCCGAATCGTTTCTGGAGCTACTGGCGGAACTGTTCATCGTTCTGCTGGTACTACCGGCACTCCTCGTCATCGTCGTTACCGTGTTGAGTGTTCTTTCACCGGGGCTCTCCGAACCCATCGGCGCTCCTGTAGTCACGGTCACGGGCCAGCAGCTCCTCATCTATGGGAGTGCTGGTTTCGTTATCGTCACTGGACTGCTTGCCGCGTCACTGGTGTCGCAGGTTCGTCCCCACGACCACGCCGAACCCAGTTACAGTCGCCCCCCGGAGATTGTCGGACAGTTCGTTACTGCAGGATCGAACCCGGCGAGTGCATCAGTCGTCTGTGCTCCCATCGCAGCACTGGTTGGAGCGACGCTCTATCTGAGCAGCGTAGCGCCGATCAATGTCGTGTTGTTGACCTACGTTTCGTGGACCGCCCCGGTCGGGATCGTTGCAGTGCGCCGTGCACGCCGTAACGAGGCGAAAGATCGGGAGATCAAGGACTTTATACACGCGGTTTCGGGCCACGTCAAACTCGGTCGTCCGTTTCCGGAAGCCGTCGCGCGCGTCGCGGCCGATGTCGACCTCGGCGCGCTCGACGACGACGTCAAGACCCTCGCGTTCAACGCGAACCTGACGACCAGGGATGGAAACCTTCGAACGGACGCGCTCGACTCGTTCGTCGCCCGAATCGGGACACCGATGGCCGAGCAGACGATCGGGCTCGTGACTGGCGCACTGGAAGCCGGTGGCGATGCGGAGGATATCTTCGAGACGCTACAGACCGAGGTTGGGCGGCTCCATCACGAGAAGCAAGCACTCCGCAATGCGATGCTGGTTTACGTGACTGTCGGGTGGACGACGGCGTTATTAATTATCGGGATTATGGTCGCGGTAGACAGCTACGTTATCGACGGGTTCGCACAGCTATCCGCAGTTTCCGAGCCCACCACGGGCGTCGCTATGGACGCCTCGACGATCGACCCCGAGCGCGACCAGTTCCGGTTTTACGTCGTGACACAGGCGACGATGCTCGCGTGTGGCTGGTTCGCTGGAATGGCCAGCCGCGGCCTGTACGAAGCGTTGTTGCACTCCGGTGCACTGGTGTTTATCGCATATCTGGTATTTTCGGGGGTCGGAATGGCATGA
- a CDS encoding DUF7289 family protein, producing the protein MRSVVPGDRGQSNVIGVALLLAITVIGIGGMAAGIGAVIDENADAADATTVADGFDDSLQPTSTTGHRTGDVRFTSGQVGVEPRQLRVLNETGPIETVPVDALVYESGETRVAYHSDAVVRGSPGNAWFRTEPPITIDQRSEGPVVISAAQLNASHIGIGGNSNRPVQLETDVSHERHNLGTDSYRIAVETSTPGPWKRYFEEIGATVETTDRKFAGDRETSVVATIDGERTAYLVTHDLRLEVSHG; encoded by the coding sequence ATGAGATCGGTAGTACCGGGGGATCGCGGACAGTCCAACGTCATCGGCGTCGCGCTCTTGCTTGCGATCACTGTGATCGGTATCGGGGGGATGGCTGCCGGGATCGGTGCAGTTATCGACGAGAACGCCGACGCCGCCGACGCGACGACCGTCGCGGACGGCTTCGACGATAGCCTCCAGCCGACATCGACGACGGGCCATCGGACCGGAGACGTACGGTTCACCAGCGGACAGGTCGGGGTCGAGCCCCGACAGTTGCGCGTGCTAAACGAGACCGGTCCGATCGAGACAGTACCGGTCGACGCACTGGTTTACGAGTCCGGAGAGACGCGCGTGGCGTACCACAGCGACGCTGTTGTGCGCGGGTCGCCCGGAAACGCGTGGTTCCGGACCGAACCACCGATCACGATCGATCAACGATCGGAGGGCCCGGTCGTGATCAGCGCAGCACAGTTGAATGCGAGCCACATCGGCATTGGTGGTAACTCCAATCGCCCAGTACAACTGGAAACGGATGTCTCGCATGAGCGCCACAACCTCGGTACGGACAGTTACCGGATCGCGGTCGAGACGTCTACGCCGGGCCCATGGAAACGGTATTTCGAGGAGATCGGAGCGACGGTCGAGACAACTGATCGAAAGTTCGCCGGTGACCGCGAAACGAGCGTCGTTGCCACAATCGATGGGGAACGAACTGCGTACCTGGTTACTCACGACCTGCGACTGGAGGTGAGTCATGGCTGA
- a CDS encoding DUF7266 family protein → MADRAVSAVVGKALEASIVIIYIGLLTTTLYAGVLPEHRTAAATEVADRTVADVSGDLQTAVPSSTATNRTEQQVDLPATIRGETYWIRVQNDTLVLEHPHSDVGERAPIVLPRSVTSVEGEWRSDEQTVITAERSDDTIEIRLETGER, encoded by the coding sequence ATGGCTGACAGAGCGGTGTCGGCCGTCGTCGGCAAAGCGCTGGAAGCCTCGATCGTGATTATCTACATCGGTCTGCTCACGACGACGCTGTATGCAGGGGTGCTTCCCGAGCACCGGACGGCCGCTGCGACGGAGGTGGCGGATCGGACTGTCGCTGACGTGAGCGGTGATCTACAGACGGCAGTTCCGTCAAGTACAGCCACAAACCGGACGGAACAGCAGGTTGATCTCCCTGCTACGATTCGGGGCGAGACATACTGGATCCGGGTACAGAACGATACACTCGTACTCGAACACCCTCATTCGGATGTCGGTGAGCGAGCACCGATCGTCTTGCCTCGATCCGTGACGTCGGTCGAGGGGGAGTGGCGAAGCGACGAGCAGACTGTCATCACCGCCGAGCGGTCGGACGACACCATCGAGATACGGCTCGAAACAGGTGAGCGATAA
- a CDS encoding DUF7263 family protein: protein MGADSSGRGQANLVALAVAIVVLTAALGVGLAIANGAFGDAERDATERATAASLAETLVHPDSSLSARHNVLNASAVEVFESQDLDTRHTALEAYDVTVRLDDETLATTGDTTAGTTIRRVVLVEERQSAIRTPGLSGTADPTVTLPRRTDRVVLAFDPDDDTTVSTVRIDERVELHNESGLVGEHEVAVSPLETSKVEIEADGEVVEGDVRIEYFPVRTRSAVLEVTVDA from the coding sequence ATGGGGGCCGACTCGTCAGGGCGTGGCCAGGCTAATCTCGTGGCACTGGCGGTTGCCATCGTCGTCCTTACTGCCGCACTGGGTGTCGGGCTCGCGATCGCCAACGGTGCGTTCGGCGACGCGGAGCGGGACGCGACCGAACGGGCGACCGCAGCGAGCCTTGCCGAGACGCTGGTGCATCCGGACTCCTCGCTCTCCGCCCGACACAACGTCCTGAACGCGAGCGCTGTGGAGGTGTTCGAGTCACAGGATCTCGATACCCGCCATACAGCACTCGAAGCCTACGACGTTACAGTACGACTGGACGACGAGACCCTCGCAACGACTGGAGATACGACTGCTGGCACGACGATCAGACGGGTCGTGCTCGTCGAAGAGCGACAGTCGGCCATACGGACGCCGGGGCTATCGGGGACGGCTGACCCCACCGTAACGCTGCCGCGTCGTACAGATCGAGTCGTTCTCGCGTTCGATCCGGACGACGACACGACAGTGTCCACCGTGCGGATCGATGAACGGGTCGAACTTCACAACGAATCGGGACTTGTGGGCGAACACGAGGTAGCGGTCTCGCCGCTGGAAACCTCGAAGGTCGAGATTGAGGCGGACGGAGAGGTAGTTGAGGGCGATGTCCGGATCGAGTACTTCCCGGTTCGGACCCGGTCCGCTGTGCTGGAGGTGACAGTTGATGCGTGA
- a CDS encoding DUF7262 family protein, giving the protein MRDGRGQLSTPVVEAGLGVILIFAVVTTFALGVPGADTQQAQLDLYAEDTAAVLSGETPRHQDATRLTELARSEDAFEREHERADRRLDELLPDNVLYQIETDHGIAGMERPGGVPYGSATVPTEHGDVTIRVWYA; this is encoded by the coding sequence ATGCGTGACGGTCGGGGGCAGCTCTCGACCCCGGTCGTCGAGGCGGGTCTCGGTGTGATCCTGATATTCGCCGTTGTCACGACGTTTGCCCTCGGCGTTCCCGGAGCCGACACCCAGCAGGCACAACTCGATCTCTACGCGGAGGATACGGCAGCGGTTCTTTCGGGAGAAACACCCCGTCATCAGGATGCGACGCGTCTCACCGAACTCGCCCGTAGCGAGGACGCATTCGAGCGCGAGCATGAACGCGCTGACCGGCGGCTCGACGAGTTGCTCCCTGACAACGTGCTGTATCAGATCGAAACCGATCACGGTATCGCCGGAATGGAACGCCCCGGTGGCGTCCCTTACGGGAGCGCGACAGTACCGACCGAACACGGCGACGTGACGATCAGGGTGTGGTACGCGTGA
- a CDS encoding DUF7261 family protein, which yields MTGRTPDTRGQLVLLAAAVIAFALATGALAYLQVGSHPDIEPSSEEGSPERIVSALDRSVHNATASATDRYDWDDRELAVEELEDDLEPRVQTLRVSELEQSVVHEIAYDESDAAAWAANDCPSDPDRRFGDCEVIGGVVVQERAGETYILGVAFELRTTSERTAHETSVRATGRQ from the coding sequence GTGACTGGTCGCACTCCGGACACACGGGGACAACTCGTCTTGCTGGCCGCGGCCGTGATCGCGTTTGCGCTGGCGACCGGTGCGCTGGCATACCTGCAGGTCGGTTCACATCCGGATATCGAGCCGAGTAGCGAGGAAGGCTCCCCAGAGCGCATTGTGAGCGCGTTAGATCGGAGTGTCCACAACGCCACGGCGTCGGCGACGGACCGGTACGACTGGGACGACCGCGAGTTGGCAGTCGAGGAACTTGAGGACGACCTCGAACCTCGCGTCCAGACACTTCGCGTCTCCGAACTTGAGCAATCAGTCGTCCACGAGATTGCGTACGATGAGAGTGACGCGGCTGCGTGGGCGGCTAACGACTGTCCCAGCGACCCGGATCGACGCTTCGGTGACTGCGAGGTGATCGGCGGCGTCGTCGTGCAAGAGCGTGCCGGTGAAACGTACATACTTGGAGTCGCATTCGAGCTCCGGACGACATCCGAACGGACAGCCCACGAGACGAGCGTTCGAGCGACCGGCCGGCAGTAG
- a CDS encoding SDR family oxidoreductase, protein MLHVKGCGRVMTNSLAAKLGPEDIRINAIHPAVIETKMETEDVAILGTEAEDDFIEGIPLGRAGQPGTVAGTVADIALYLASDLSSCTSGEALLYMRHDKQAVSRRSRNEVSDPTVSAHWIDMPCARIKGCDRLVRPRISHADDGTP, encoded by the coding sequence ATGCTGCACGTCAAAGGATGTGGTAGGGTGATGACGAACTCGCTGGCGGCGAAACTCGGCCCGGAAGACATCCGGATCAACGCGATCCATCCGGCAGTGATCGAGACGAAGATGGAGACGGAAGACGTCGCAATCCTCGGAACGGAGGCAGAAGACGACTTTATCGAGGGTATTCCGCTGGGACGTGCCGGACAACCGGGTACCGTCGCGGGTACCGTCGCCGACATCGCGCTGTATCTCGCCAGCGACCTGTCGAGTTGCACCAGCGGGGAAGCGCTCTTGTATATGAGACATGACAAACAGGCGGTGAGCCGGAGGTCGCGCAATGAGGTCAGTGACCCGACAGTTTCCGCGCACTGGATTGATATGCCGTGCGCCCGGATAAAAGGCTGTGACAGACTCGTACGGCCCCGGATTTCGCACGCTGACGACGGAACTCCATGA